The region CCTGAAATTAATATAGTCAGTGCAAGTACTTAAAAAGGAGAGGTGCACATTACAAGTATGCTTGACTatgttaggtgtgtgtgtgtgcatataaacTGTGTACACCattgagggtgggggtggggtgtggAGCAGAATCTTTCGGAAGTTCCATTAACCTGAGTCACCATCAGATCACAGCAAGGTGTGGGTGCTGCCTGTGCACTTTAAAGTTAAACTGGAATTTAGTTTTTAAGAAAATCAAAAGCATTGGTTCACTGTTTTGCATCCAAGTCCACTGTTTAATCACAGTAGAAGATACAATGTTTGCTATTTCTGTTCCCTAATCACAGCTGTATTTCAAAGTTAAAAGTTTGAGGTAAATGTCTCAATATTACAGTTTTCTGAGTAAAAGGTCAGGAGGATACCCAAATTTGAGTCACACTACCTGCTTATGTTGCTGATAGAAACATTTTCCTTTGGTTGTCTGTTGTGAAAGTTGGTCTGACTGACATGCCAGTTGTTTACATTGAAACGATTTGAATTGACTGTGTGTCTAAAAATCTGAGAGGTATGGTAAGATTATTTGTAAAATTAGTGAAATagaaagcaaaagcaaaaaaaagtgaagttgCCTCAAGTATGTATAGTATAGTGATGGAATGATCTCATTCAGTGTTACTGacttcatatttaaaatgtttgacctGCTGTGTTGCTGTAAAGTTATTACACTGAAgtcaatataaaagaaaatactcacACTGTTACTTTCAACTCGCTCATCTGCCCACAACTCCTGCATTTTTTGACGGCCGACTTGCATtaattctcttttctttgtgtgtctgtctctctcacatcCTTTAGAGCAGTGTTGGGACCCCTGTTGGACCTTCCTCCTCCCGCCCAGACTCTGATGCTGGTGGTGGACGCCCTTGATGTAGGGTATGGAGCAGGAGAAGGAAATGGGAACAGCGGCTCCATTGCACAGCTCCTGGCCGCCAATCAACACCTGCTGCCCAGCTGGCTGCTGCTGGTCTGCTCTGTCCGCCGCCACAACAAGGCTGTGTCCAAGATGTTCTCAGGTAAGAAGAAAGAATAACTCATCTTTGTGGACGTTAGTGGGGCTAAACATAAACCACCTCAGGCTTGCATGTGGTGGATATTGGGCAGCCTTGATTGGGGAGTGAAATTACTGtttgttcttctgttgtttttttgtttataacaTTGATTGAGTCATTTTAATGATTATTAattgacatacagtaaacaAACAATACTTTTCAGAATTACTACCTAGGCACACCGtagatgtaaatgtttttttttttttagatgaaaacTAGAAGAACCCAAATAACACAATGTTGGACTGATACATTCCAGACAAATATGCAAAACTAtatagggttaaaaaaaaaactgcactctctttctgtgttgtagGTTTTCGTAGGCTCTGTCTGGATGATCTGCGCAAGCCCCCGCCAGTCCGTGATGTCCAGCAGTACATCCTCTGCCGTCTAGATGAAGATTCAACACTACGCCGTCAGCTCACTCCTGACACAGCTGACATGTTAAATCTGCTGCATATTAAGAGCGGCGGCTGCTTTCTCTTCCTTGAGCGTGTGCTGGATGGAGTGGCAGGTGCACTTGTGGGACTCCGGGAGATTCGAGACATCCCTGGGACTCTCAACGGCCTCTACCTGTGGTTATGCCAGAGACTGTTCCCCCGGGGGCTCTTTGTCTATGTCAGGCCTCTCCTCAATGTCCTCTTGGCTGCCCCAAGGCCCCTCACACCCCAGCAGCTGTTTACAGCAGCCTGGACACATGACACCCTGCTCAGCATCCAGGACTTCCAGAACAAGCTCAGAACCCTTGCACCTCTCTTGGTCAATGGCCCTGGGGACACCAAACTACTTTTTCATGCCAGCTTTGCTGAGTGGCTGACGGATGTTAAGTATTGCACACAGAAGTACCTCTGTAGCAGAACAGAAGGTCACAGCATGCTTGCCATGGCTTTGACTTTGCAGGGACCCCACCTGGACATTGAGGACACTTGCCAGCTTGCGAGACATTTAGTTTGCTCAGGTCACCATAAAGATAACCCCTCATTATTGGCCCTGTGGATGCTGTGGGCAGGTGTGCCTGCTCTTACTCCTATCGGCAGTAGTGCCCTCACCACATCCATTAGCCATCCTCCTGTTCTGGTCAGTCAGGAAGTCCTTCAGCTGTTAACGAGGAGTGGGCTAGTCTCTGCAGCCTGTTTTTCAGATGCAGACCTAAGGGTTGGAGTGCATTGCACAGGGGAAGAGGCAACACATTTACGAGAGGCGTTTGAAAGGGAGATGTCTATAAAGAAGCTGCTAGGCAGTGGAGTGTCTGTAAACCAGCCTATTTCTACAGATGGACAGACCTTGCTAGCCAATGCGGCTCATGAGGGTTCTGCAAACGTAGCTGAACTTCTCCTGAAACATGGATCTGATCCACTGGTTAGTGATCAACAGGGTCAAACGGCACTAACTTTGGCTTCCAGGCAGGGTCATGTCAAAGTGTTGTCTGTGCTCCTTGAATGGACCAAAATCCAGGAGCCAGAAACTGCAGTGCGGATGATAGAGCATCTCGACAACGAAGGCTGGACTGCACTGCGCTCTGCAGCTTGGGGAGGACACAGCGAGGCTGTCCGGCTTCTACTAGATTCAGGAGCAGATGTGGATGGATGTGACGCTGAGGGCAGGACTGCTCTCAGAGCCGCTGCCTGGGGGGGGCATGAGGAAATTGTCCTGACCCTGCTGCACTATAGGGCACAGGTTGATAAAGCTGACAGCAAGGGCCGCACGCCGCTTATTGCTGCTGCCTATATGGGACACCATGAAGCTGTTGAGATATTGCTGGACCACAATGCAGAAGTTAACTTAGCTGATGGAGATGGGCGCACTGCTTTGTCAGTTGCTGCCCTCTGTGTCCCTACAGCAGCAGGGGTCAAAGGTTATGGTGAGGTAGCAAGTCTGTTGCTGGAGCGTGGAGCAGATCCAGGACACAGAGACCATGATGGAATGACACCATTGCTTCTTGCAGCCTATGAGGGCCACGCCGATGTAGTTGAGCTTCTGTTAGAAGCTGGTGCTGATATAGATGAGACTGCTGGCCCTAATGGCAATGtccctgctgcagctgctgttaCTCCCCTACTGGCAGCTGCAGCAATGGGCCACATGAAGGCAGTGTCACGGCTGCTTTTCTGGGGAGCAGCTGTGGATGCCATTGATTGTGAAGGCAGGACGGCACTCTGCCTTGCAGCAGCAAGAGGCAGCGTTGAGGTTGTCCGTGCCCTGCTGGACCGAGGCCTGGACGAGAACCACAAGGATGACCTTGGCTGGACTCCACTGCACGCTGCTGCATGTGAAGGCCATCGgggtgtgtgtgctgctttgACAGAGCGAGGCAGCATGGCACGTGTCGGAGAGATGGATATTGAAGGACGCACCCCTCTTATACTGGCTGCCCAGGAAGGTCACTGGAGCACTGTCAGGCTGTTGTTGGACAGACGTTCTCCCATTGATCACAGGGCGTACGATGGACATTCTGCCTTGAGTGCCGCACTCCTGGAGGGCCATGCTGAAGTTTCAGAGCTTCTTATGAGGCGAGGGGCTGATACTGATGTCCGTGATGCAGAGGGAAGGCCTTTGCTCTACCTCCTAGTGTTGGAGAATCGCCTTGAAAAGGCTACACTCCTCATAGAGAAGGGGGGAGTGCCCCTGGAGTCCAGAGACTCTGAGGGCCGTACAGCGCTTCATGTGGCTTGCTGGCAAGGGTGTGTGGAGATGGTAGACCTACTGTTAAAGCATGGGGCAAACCCCAATGTACAGGATACAGAGGGGAGACCACCAATGCATTCAGTGGCTTGGACAGGACATGCTAAAGTAGGACGTTGTCTCCTTGATAGCAGTGGTGTCAATATAGACCTCGCTTGTCACCAGAAGGCAACAGCTCTGAGTATCGCTGCCCAGGAGGGACATGCAAACATTGTTGCAATGCTTCTGGAAAGAGGTGCAAATCCCAATCACACGGATAAATATGGCCGCAGTCCAGTCAAAGTGGCTGTGaaacatgggcactttaacattGTCAGGCTCTTGGAAAGCTATGGAGCCAAGCCATATGTAGGCCTGTTGCCTAACTCAAGTACTGTCTCCCCTGCAAAACCCAACAAGATCCTCTCTTCGGGCATCTTGGTGAGTAATGGAGGTAAAGTCACAGCTGCTGctacctcctcctcttcagtATCTTCTCCCGGCTCCACTGCAGAACGATTCCACTCTACGCAGAGCTCCCAATCCTCATCTACCTGCCACTCACTGGCCACGGTGCAGACAGTGCCAGCCGACAGCCTCCGCTTCATTCAGCAGATCCAACAGCACTCACTGCCCCGCAGTCGTAGTCGTCCCTCCACCCTCCCCCCACCAGGGAGCTCAGGCATTGGCAGCCTCCATGGAAGCAGCCAGAGACATCCAAAGGGCAGCCCTCCTACCACTGTTTGCAAAATCTCTGCCTTGATGCACAACTGCGAACTGCCTCAGAAAGGCTTGTCGTCTGGACCTGAATATCAtgacaaaatgaacaaacaaaactcAAACCTAATAACACCAGACAGGACTACTTATGCTGGTGGTAAATGGCACTCAGTCATGGCTTCCCTTGGGATAATGCCAGGGCAAGACTGCCCTGCAGTAGGTgctaaaaacagagaaagtccTCCTCTCGGCTACCCATATAGGCTACAGAGCCAACTTCAAGGGGAAGCTTGGGATTCTCAACCCCAGAAGAACATTTTGTCACCTGCTTACTACAGTTTTTCCCCAGACCCACCTTGTAGTGCCTTGCCACAGGATGTTATGGTTGCTATGACAACCACAAACCCAGAGCTTAATCTGAAACAGGCCATCAAACTGCAGTTTGAGGGTCCCACCAGTTCAGCCTTATACAAGAGAGAGACACCCCTGTGACTGCTGCTCCAATATGTGACTAAAGTTAGCTATTGTTACACTTTCTTTACAaaccttttacttttacagATTACTGATTACTGAATTATTTCATCAacagtacatttaaataaagtaatttatCAAGCCAAATACTTTGTCTCAGCATCTCCAATGTGAAGatctgctgcattttttttgttttgtcattttaaattgatattgTAGTATTTagtaattttgttattttgaaaaataactgaTAGATCAATTGATCTAAAATAATTCTAAATTGCCGCCCCAGTTTGGGTATTTACAGGCTATTTTCTGgtaccaaaacacaaacagttgTCTGGTGGCTTATTTTTTAAGCATCCACAgacatttacattcaaatgaCAAATTTGTTTTTGGTGGAGATGGATATTTTTGCAGTTCAAAGAGAAGGCGTTTTTATTGAGTTCACTGAGACATTCTGGGTTCGGAAGAGATAGGAAGTGGTCTTTTTCTCCACCCCCTTCAGAAAACCACAGGAAGAACAAACTGAATGGCATCAAAGCTTACATTCCTGCCTTTCCGTtgcctgttgtgtgtgttgagcaGGGCTCTAACAGACATGCTTATATATTTAAAGTGTACTGTAAAGCATGGCTGTTCATTTTCAACCGGGACCATTTTTATCACTCCATATTTTGGAACACAACTGTCTAGTTGGGTTAtgatttaaattgttatttttgcaaggaaatatccttttttttaagaagtatACAACCTTGTTTAAGAGCTTTAAGCTTGTGGCCTTGATCTTTATTgaagattttaatattttactataaaCTGGTGTACACCCCCCATAGGTCCAGTGCTGACAACCAAAAACAGTTTCAAGAAAAGAAAGCTTAACAAAAGCCTAACCCAGTGCGGGGTTTATTATACAAAACCATAAAAGACAGCCAAGTGTACTGAACCAATTTGGCTTGCTAACAGTGCGTGTCTGTGAGCAAACAGGAAGGAAAGTGAAAATTGGACCATAAAAACTGAGGGTGGATGTGGGAGGATTGTTAGTTCCAAAGTTTGTGTGGCGGCCCAAAGACATTTTGAgttcttttatcattttccATCAGATTAATGTTtaattacattcattcattaaagtGGCAAACGGTGCCATAACAATGTCTACCTCTTTGCGGTCTGCTTCATTTGTGAAAGCCACACaattgtgttcatgttttatttcatgcacTTTACTACTGTGTGTCACAGAAAGCTTCTGATGTAGCATCATGCAGAGATGAAAGTCTGTTAGTGGGCTGATGGTCGCCACCTGGGAGTATAAAACCAAGCAATTTTGGATAGGTTAGAACCTCGAGAAGGGAGGGGTCTGCATGCAGGCCCAAGTGTTTTATCATCCATTTTTGTGATGGGTTGTATCTGTGAAACATTTCAGCTATTCAGACTTTGGGAGCTACATATCTATACAAGCGTGCAATTTTGACGTCATTATAAGCTCTTTTGTCAGCATTTACCCTGACGAAGTCTAGTACCTGAAAAGCTTTAGCATTGCATTGTCGTGAGTGTGATCTTCTCAAAACAGTTTAAGCtaaaatgtaacactttttttcaccaatTTACTTTGAATCTACAGCATGTGGCCAGATACTCATTCCCAGCAGGTTAAATCTTACCTTTGTCTTCTGCAACATGGAGACTTATATTGTGTTTCAGTATAGAGAGCCCACGCCACCCCTCATTATAGCCTCTAGCTATGCTCTTTTCTACTTGAAATGCAATGTATTCAGAGGGCTTCTTTCTTCAGAAGGGCTTCTGCAAACGCAATACAGCTGTTGTCActgacatgtttctgttgtcaGACAGCTGCATCGGTTTAAAACAGTTGAACTGTTTTTGGGGGTGTTAGATGGGTTGGATGGAAAATGTCACCTTGGGGTCAACTAGGGAAAAAGTGTACTTTGAAATCCTACTGTAGCAGAATTTGCTGTCACCATAGGATTTCCTCAGCACAAATCACAGTCTAGACAGACAATTTACAGGCAACAGTGTTTATTCTGAATGCTCATACTTTTAACATAACTTTATAACCACCAACCACGCTCTGCTGTCTGCCTGGCTACTGGTAAGCACATAGCCCATTGCTCATgttttaacaaagaaacaacaaaacaatagcTTACAGCCCAGTGTCCTGTATCTGTGGTGTGTGGCAGCCAGCCAAAGATCAAGTACAGTACTGCATATAAAGGGAGAGTTTAGTTAGTACAACAACGATCAGCTGAGACAATTAACTCACTTGGCACTGATCTCCTGATCTATCCTCACACCTCTCTCCACTGCTGCTGATTGCAGACCACATACACATTAGTGAACACACAGTATGGGCTGCATCCAGCAGAATttactgtactttttgttttagttcCATAGTATGCACTGTCACCAAGGGGACTGGTAAAGAGAGAGCACTGTgtacatgtttgtatgtgtaggCCAGTTACAAGTTGAAATCTGTGTTACAACTGCTTTTATAAGGACAAGCTGGAAAGGTCGGAATGATCTTTCAGCCACTCTGCACCTCTTTTACCCAGTTGAAACATCAGTCTACACACTGACTTTAAAGCAAGGAAAGATGAACAAAAGCAAACttgtttttggaaatgtgttagtgtaacatttgtaaaaatGCTCACCTTCCCTGCTTGGTAAACAGGGTTCCAAAGGTAAACATCTGGTGCAAAATTGGTATTGACACTGAGAATCTGAAACTATGAACATCTTATCCTGTACAAATGCACTATGCTCTGTAAATAATCTAATATTTTTGCGTTGGTGTATTGTGTGTAGGATCCCAGTCATTTCCATAATT is a window of Etheostoma cragini isolate CJK2018 chromosome 11, CSU_Ecrag_1.0, whole genome shotgun sequence DNA encoding:
- the ankrd50l gene encoding ankyrin repeat domain-containing protein 50 isoform X1; this encodes MSSSGFGSSSSLLQGRRFYCREWALDKLRRCLDSRSVPGQPAGLLVMGGPGAGKTALCTEVVWPSSKAGLAVGLAPRCLASHFCQREDQSSTVLWRFVLGLVEQLRASPLLSSGYEEILNSPSVSASLEPLTCQRDPDDTFKRAVLGPLLDLPPPAQTLMLVVDALDVGYGAGEGNGNSGSIAQLLAANQHLLPSWLLLVCSVRRHNKAVSKMFSGFRRLCLDDLRKPPPVRDVQQYILCRLDEDSTLRRQLTPDTADMLNLLHIKSGGCFLFLERVLDGVAGALVGLREIRDIPGTLNGLYLWLCQRLFPRGLFVYVRPLLNVLLAAPRPLTPQQLFTAAWTHDTLLSIQDFQNKLRTLAPLLVNGPGDTKLLFHASFAEWLTDVKYCTQKYLCSRTEGHSMLAMALTLQGPHLDIEDTCQLARHLVCSGHHKDNPSLLALWMLWAGVPALTPIGSSALTTSISHPPVLVSQEVLQLLTRSGLVSAACFSDADLRVGVHCTGEEATHLREAFEREMSIKKLLGSGVSVNQPISTDGQTLLANAAHEGSANVAELLLKHGSDPLVSDQQGQTALTLASRQGHVKVLSVLLEWTKIQEPETAVRMIEHLDNEGWTALRSAAWGGHSEAVRLLLDSGADVDGCDAEGRTALRAAAWGGHEEIVLTLLHYRAQVDKADSKGRTPLIAAAYMGHHEAVEILLDHNAEVNLADGDGRTALSVAALCVPTAAGVKGYGEVASLLLERGADPGHRDHDGMTPLLLAAYEGHADVVELLLEAGADIDETAGPNGNVPAAAAVTPLLAAAAMGHMKAVSRLLFWGAAVDAIDCEGRTALCLAAARGSVEVVRALLDRGLDENHKDDLGWTPLHAAACEGHRGVCAALTERGSMARVGEMDIEGRTPLILAAQEGHWSTVRLLLDRRSPIDHRAYDGHSALSAALLEGHAEVSELLMRRGADTDVRDAEGRPLLYLLVLENRLEKATLLIEKGGVPLESRDSEGRTALHVACWQGCVEMVDLLLKHGANPNVQDTEGRPPMHSVAWTGHAKVGRCLLDSSGVNIDLACHQKATALSIAAQEGHANIVAMLLERGANPNHTDKYGRSPVKVAVKHGHFNIVRLLESYGAKPYVGLLPNSSTVSPAKPNKILSSGILVSNGGKVTAAATSSSSVSSPGSTAERFHSTQSSQSSSTCHSLATVQTVPADSLRFIQQIQQHSLPRSRSRPSTLPPPGSSGIGSLHGSSQRHPKGSPPTTVCKISALMHNCELPQKGLSSGPEYHDKMNKQNSNLITPDRTTYAGGKWHSVMASLGIMPGQDCPAVGAKNRESPPLGYPYRLQSQLQGEAWDSQPQKNILSPAYYSFSPDPPCSALPQDVMVAMTTTNPELNLKQAIKLQFEGPTSSALYKRETPL
- the ankrd50l gene encoding ankyrin repeat domain-containing protein 50 isoform X2 encodes the protein MIPSRVLGPLLDLPPPAQTLMLVVDALDVGYGAGEGNGNSGSIAQLLAANQHLLPSWLLLVCSVRRHNKAVSKMFSGFRRLCLDDLRKPPPVRDVQQYILCRLDEDSTLRRQLTPDTADMLNLLHIKSGGCFLFLERVLDGVAGALVGLREIRDIPGTLNGLYLWLCQRLFPRGLFVYVRPLLNVLLAAPRPLTPQQLFTAAWTHDTLLSIQDFQNKLRTLAPLLVNGPGDTKLLFHASFAEWLTDVKYCTQKYLCSRTEGHSMLAMALTLQGPHLDIEDTCQLARHLVCSGHHKDNPSLLALWMLWAGVPALTPIGSSALTTSISHPPVLVSQEVLQLLTRSGLVSAACFSDADLRVGVHCTGEEATHLREAFEREMSIKKLLGSGVSVNQPISTDGQTLLANAAHEGSANVAELLLKHGSDPLVSDQQGQTALTLASRQGHVKVLSVLLEWTKIQEPETAVRMIEHLDNEGWTALRSAAWGGHSEAVRLLLDSGADVDGCDAEGRTALRAAAWGGHEEIVLTLLHYRAQVDKADSKGRTPLIAAAYMGHHEAVEILLDHNAEVNLADGDGRTALSVAALCVPTAAGVKGYGEVASLLLERGADPGHRDHDGMTPLLLAAYEGHADVVELLLEAGADIDETAGPNGNVPAAAAVTPLLAAAAMGHMKAVSRLLFWGAAVDAIDCEGRTALCLAAARGSVEVVRALLDRGLDENHKDDLGWTPLHAAACEGHRGVCAALTERGSMARVGEMDIEGRTPLILAAQEGHWSTVRLLLDRRSPIDHRAYDGHSALSAALLEGHAEVSELLMRRGADTDVRDAEGRPLLYLLVLENRLEKATLLIEKGGVPLESRDSEGRTALHVACWQGCVEMVDLLLKHGANPNVQDTEGRPPMHSVAWTGHAKVGRCLLDSSGVNIDLACHQKATALSIAAQEGHANIVAMLLERGANPNHTDKYGRSPVKVAVKHGHFNIVRLLESYGAKPYVGLLPNSSTVSPAKPNKILSSGILVSNGGKVTAAATSSSSVSSPGSTAERFHSTQSSQSSSTCHSLATVQTVPADSLRFIQQIQQHSLPRSRSRPSTLPPPGSSGIGSLHGSSQRHPKGSPPTTVCKISALMHNCELPQKGLSSGPEYHDKMNKQNSNLITPDRTTYAGGKWHSVMASLGIMPGQDCPAVGAKNRESPPLGYPYRLQSQLQGEAWDSQPQKNILSPAYYSFSPDPPCSALPQDVMVAMTTTNPELNLKQAIKLQFEGPTSSALYKRETPL